From a region of the Monodelphis domestica isolate mMonDom1 chromosome 8, mMonDom1.pri, whole genome shotgun sequence genome:
- the MTERF4 gene encoding transcription termination factor 4, mitochondrial, whose product MAASCRQVFRWPQLALFQAPGRLLTTASLPGAGEEAPSPGSSESPAEGGLLGQQEAEARRWLLDAGFDPTQTAQLLSARQGVRPPHVWAVVSELLLLGLSPGPVCEAVRRNPGILQLSGAQLKSRASRLRKLGLGAGNLQHVCHWCPDVFTMSSGRLDGLVSVLRDRCLFSGRQVTEILHTCPRVLLEEPEALEYKFQYAYFRMGIKQPDLVKTKYFQYSMAKIKERHGFLERLGRYQTPDKKGQTQICNPSLNSILRVPEAEFLASTARSSPEEFQIFKKLLAREEAEEGDGGSSDEDDSDLEDADSSGDEED is encoded by the exons ATGGCAGCCTCTTGTAGGCAG GTGTTCCGGTGGCCGCAGCTGGCTCTCTTTCAGGCTCCTGGCCGCCTGCTAACTACGGCCTCCCTTCCAGGGGCCGGGGAAGAAGCCCCGAGTCCAGGCTCCTCCGAGAGCCCCGCTGAGGGGGGCCTCCTGGGCCAGCAGGAGGCGGAGGCCCGGCGGTGGCTGCTGGACGCGGGCTTCGACCCCACTCAGACGGCGCAGCTGCTGAGCGCCCGGCAGGGGGTCAGGCCCCCCCACGTGTGGGCTGTGGTGTCGGAGCTGCTGCTGCTGGGCCTGAGCCCCGGGCCGGTGTGTGAGGCGGTGCGGAGGAACCCTGGCATCCTGCAGCTGTCGGGGGCCCAGCTGAAGAGCCGAGCCAGCCGCCTGCGGAAGCTGGGGCTCGGAGCAG GGAACTTGCAGCACGTGTGTCACTGGTGCCCGGACGTGTTCACCATGAGCTCGGGCCGCCTGGACGGCCTCGTCTCGGTCCTCCGGGACAGGTGCCTCTTCAGCGGGCGGCAGGTCACCGAGATCCTGCACACGTGCCCCCGAGTGCTGCTGGAGGAGCCGGAGGCCCTGGAGTACAAGTTCCAG TACGCCTATTTCCGGATGGGAATAAAGCAGCCGGACCTGGTGAAGACCAAGTACTTCCAGTACTCCATGGCCAAGATCAAGGAGAGGCACGGCTTCTTGGAGCGCCTGGGCCGCTACCAGACCCCCGATAAGAAGGGGCAGACCCAGATCTGTAACCCTTCCCTGAACTCCATCCTGAGGGTCCCCGAAGCGGAGTTCCTGGCCAGCACGGCCCGCTCGTCTCCCGAGGAGTTCCAGATCTTTAAGAAGCTCCTGGCCCGCGAGGAAGCGGAGGAGGGCGACGGGGGCTCGTCGGACGAGGACGATTCGGACCTGGAGGACGCCGACAGTTCTGGGGATGAGGAGGACTAA